From one Rhodothermia bacterium genomic stretch:
- a CDS encoding helix-turn-helix transcriptional regulator, whose protein sequence is MKENPHDVFQHKVRLYVQAHLKNPNLGLEHLMAEFKLGRTRFFLRFRKVFGVTPGDYIRIARLQKAALLLRMNQLSVAQIAIEVGFTNGAYFTKCFRQQYGITPTEYQKKKPQ, encoded by the coding sequence ATGAAAGAAAACCCCCATGATGTCTTTCAACATAAGGTGCGCCTGTATGTTCAAGCACACCTAAAGAACCCCAATTTGGGCTTAGAGCATTTGATGGCCGAGTTCAAACTGGGACGCACGCGCTTCTTCTTGCGGTTTCGGAAGGTTTTTGGTGTCACGCCGGGTGATTATATCCGTATTGCACGGCTACAAAAGGCTGCATTATTGCTTCGTATGAACCAACTTTCGGTTGCCCAAATTGCTATCGAAGTGGGCTTTACGAATGGAGCCTACTTTACCAAATGCTTTCGCCAACAGTATGGTATAACCCCGACAGAGTATCAAAAAAAGAAGCCCCAATAA